The Apis mellifera strain DH4 linkage group LG13, Amel_HAv3.1, whole genome shotgun sequence genome includes a region encoding these proteins:
- the LOC552209 gene encoding neo-calmodulin isoform X5, which translates to MKTSSFSLRVMRRAHRGPAVVQARNKPADGVGHVNQKGSTGQKAPLTAGQKVAPGAKVAAKPAQKPTAQKGQVKVTPKAASVKTGKNKKKGQRQQYDLIVTINLSEYGLTEDQVAEFKEAFMLFDKDEDGTITMAELGVVMRSLGQRPSETELRDMVNEVDQDGNGTIEFNEFLQMMSKKMKGADGEDELREAFRVFDKNKDGLISSKELRHVMTNLGEKLSEEEVDDMIKEADLDGDGMVNYEEFVTILTSKN; encoded by the exons GCTCGCAACAAACCAGCAGATGGAGTGGGCCACGTGAACCAAAAGGGCTCGACAGGTCAAAAAGCGCCGCTGACAGCCGGGCAGAAGGTGGCGCCCGGTGCGAAAGTTGCGGCGAAACCAGCTCAGAAACCCACTGCTCAGAAGGGGCAAGTAAAGGTTACGCCTAAGGCGGCTTCCGTCAAGACTgggaagaataagaagaagggGCAGAGGCAGCAGTACGACCTAATCGTGACCATCAATTTG TCTGAATATGGACTCACGGAGGATCAAGTGGCGG aGTTCAAGGAGGCGTTCATGCTGTTCGACAAGGACGAGGACGGCACGATCACGATGGCGGAGCTCGGCGTGGTGATGAGATCTTTAGGGCAAAGGCCGTCCG agACGGAATTGCGAGATATGGTGAACGAGGTGGATCAGGATGGGAACGGTACCATCGAGTTCAACGAGTTCTTGCAAATGATGTCGAAAAAGATGAAGGGCGCCGACGGGGAGGACGAGTTGCGCGAGGCGTTCAG AGTGTTCGACAAGAACAAGGACGGGCTGATCTCGTCGAAGGAGTTGCGACACGTGATGACGAACCTTGGGGAGAAATTgtcggaggaggaggtggacgATATGATCAAGGAGGCGGATCTGGACGGCGATGGAATGGTGAATTATGAAg AATTCGTGACAATCCTGACGTCGAAGAATTAG
- the LOC552209 gene encoding neo-calmodulin isoform X7 translates to METEKKYTTAYGKLRRLTSTIDGQIRQISSEYGLTEDQVAEFKEAFMLFDKDEDGTITMAELGVVMRSLGQRPSETELRDMVNEVDQDGNGTIEFNEFLQMMSKKMKGADGEDELREAFRVFDKNKDGLISSKELRHVMTNLGEKLSEEEVDDMIKEADLDGDGMVNYEEFVTILTSKN, encoded by the exons ATGGAAACGGAGAAGAAATACACGACCGCCTATGGGAAATTGCGAAGATTGACGAGCACCATAGACGGCCAGATTCGACAGATAAGC TCTGAATATGGACTCACGGAGGATCAAGTGGCGG aGTTCAAGGAGGCGTTCATGCTGTTCGACAAGGACGAGGACGGCACGATCACGATGGCGGAGCTCGGCGTGGTGATGAGATCTTTAGGGCAAAGGCCGTCCG agACGGAATTGCGAGATATGGTGAACGAGGTGGATCAGGATGGGAACGGTACCATCGAGTTCAACGAGTTCTTGCAAATGATGTCGAAAAAGATGAAGGGCGCCGACGGGGAGGACGAGTTGCGCGAGGCGTTCAG AGTGTTCGACAAGAACAAGGACGGGCTGATCTCGTCGAAGGAGTTGCGACACGTGATGACGAACCTTGGGGAGAAATTgtcggaggaggaggtggacgATATGATCAAGGAGGCGGATCTGGACGGCGATGGAATGGTGAATTATGAAg AATTCGTGACAATCCTGACGTCGAAGAATTAG
- the LOC552209 gene encoding neo-calmodulin isoform X6, which produces MKTSSFSLRVMRRARNKPADGVGHVNQKGSTGQKAPLTAGQKVAPGAKVAAKPAQKPTAQKGQVKVTPKAASVKTGKNKKKGQRQQYDLIVTINLSEYGLTEDQVAEFKEAFMLFDKDEDGTITMAELGVVMRSLGQRPSETELRDMVNEVDQDGNGTIEFNEFLQMMSKKMKGADGEDELREAFRVFDKNKDGLISSKELRHVMTNLGEKLSEEEVDDMIKEADLDGDGMVNYEEFVTILTSKN; this is translated from the exons GCTCGCAACAAACCAGCAGATGGAGTGGGCCACGTGAACCAAAAGGGCTCGACAGGTCAAAAAGCGCCGCTGACAGCCGGGCAGAAGGTGGCGCCCGGTGCGAAAGTTGCGGCGAAACCAGCTCAGAAACCCACTGCTCAGAAGGGGCAAGTAAAGGTTACGCCTAAGGCGGCTTCCGTCAAGACTgggaagaataagaagaagggGCAGAGGCAGCAGTACGACCTAATCGTGACCATCAATTTG TCTGAATATGGACTCACGGAGGATCAAGTGGCGG aGTTCAAGGAGGCGTTCATGCTGTTCGACAAGGACGAGGACGGCACGATCACGATGGCGGAGCTCGGCGTGGTGATGAGATCTTTAGGGCAAAGGCCGTCCG agACGGAATTGCGAGATATGGTGAACGAGGTGGATCAGGATGGGAACGGTACCATCGAGTTCAACGAGTTCTTGCAAATGATGTCGAAAAAGATGAAGGGCGCCGACGGGGAGGACGAGTTGCGCGAGGCGTTCAG AGTGTTCGACAAGAACAAGGACGGGCTGATCTCGTCGAAGGAGTTGCGACACGTGATGACGAACCTTGGGGAGAAATTgtcggaggaggaggtggacgATATGATCAAGGAGGCGGATCTGGACGGCGATGGAATGGTGAATTATGAAg AATTCGTGACAATCCTGACGTCGAAGAATTAG